Sequence from the Microbacterium sp. AZCO genome:
CCGGGTCGCCCGCGTCAGGGCTTGCGGAATCGGCGCCTATGCGCTTCCCGAGGCATCCAGCACGGCGACGAACGACTCAGGCAGCACCACATTGGCCGGCGCTCCCCGGAAGAATCCGGCCACCTGCTCGGGCCGGTACCCCGCGATGCCGCAGCCGACCTCGGTCACGAGGAACCGCAGGTCGGGGTGGGATGCGGCGAACGCGAGGAAGCGCGCCGCCTGCTCCTCGAAGACGCGGAGCCCCGACATCGTGTCGATGCCGTAGGACTGACCCTGCAATCCCTCGGACTGGCCCCACACCGCGCCGAAGCGGTCGTAGGCGAAGCGCGCCGCTCCGCCGCCGTGCGCGCCGGAGGCGTTCGACCCGAAGACGAAGACCTCGCCCGGCCGCAGGGAATCGATGCGCATGTCAGGCCCCCAGCGGTGTGGCGCCCTCGTGCGTCGAGAGGTGCGCGCGGTAGGTCTGAGCATTGCGCAGGATGCCGGCCCTCTCCTCGTCGGTGAGCTCGCGGCGCACTTTGGCGGGCACGCCCGCGACGAGCGAGCCGGGCGGGATCACGGCCCCCTCGAGGACCACGGCCCCGCCGGCGACGAGGCATCCCTCTCCGATGACCGCCCCCGAGAGCACGACGCTTCCCATGCCGATCAGGGAGCCGTCGCCGATCGTGCACCCGTGGACCACGGCGTTGTGGCCGACCGACACGTCACGTCCGATGACGGTCGGGTGACCGGCATCCACGTGCACCGAGACGTTGTCCTGCAGGTTGCTGCCGGCGCCGACCGTGATCGAGTCGCTGTCGCCCCGGAGGACCGCGTTGTACCAGAGGCTCGAGCCTTCTTCGAGCGTGACCGCGCCGACGACGCGCGCACCCGCCGCGATGAAGGCCGACGGATCGACGGCGGGCGACTTGCCCGGCAGAGCGAGGACGGAAGCACCTTCGGCGATGGTCATGACCCGAGATTACGGGAGCCGTCGGACACGAGGTGAGCCCAGCCTTCGCTTGCTTGCGGAATGAATGGCGCTGAGTAGCGTTGGTGCCGACGACAGGAAACGTCACAACGGAGGCGAGCGATATGACGAACACTCAGACCACCCCGGCCACCGCCGCAGACCCCTCGGTCGCAGCGGGCACCGCCCAGTTCCTCACGCCGGTCGCGCTCGGGCTGCAGGCCCTCGCCGTCAACGGCAAGCAGGCGCACTGGAACGTCCGTGGCGCGAACTTCATCGCGATCCATGAGCTCCTCGACACGATCGTCACGCACGCTCAGGACGGCGCCGACGCGGCCGCCGAGCGCATCGTGGCCCTCGGTCTCCCGATCGACGCCCGCCTCGGCACGATCGCCGAGAAGACCAAGGCGACTGCCGTCCCCGCCGGCTTCACGCAGTGGCAGGACGAGATCCGCGCCGTGATCAGCGACATGGACGTCGTCATCGCCGACGTGCAGGCGGCGATCGACGGCCTCGACGAGGTCGACCTCGCGAGCCAGGACATCGCCCTGGCCATCAAGGAGAGCCTCGAGAAGGACCGCTGGTTCCTCTTCGCCCACCTTGCGGAGTGACGTTCGCTCCTACGTGGGTAGAGCCGGCTCCTGACTAGGCCGTCCGCGGCCGTATCGAAGGGCGCCCACCTTGCGGAGTGAGATTCGCGCCGGGGCCCGTCGCGCCGGTCGCTGAGTAAGCCGCCGCCTCGACGGGTGCCCACCTCGCGAATCGAGGATCAGGATGCTGAAGGCCCGGAGTCCGCTCCGGGCCTTCAGCGTTGCCGCCGAGGGGGACCGAGGGTCAGCGCTGGAGGAACGCGAGCACCGCGAGCACCCGGCGATGCTCCGTCGCGGAGTCTTCGAGCCCGAGCTTGGCGAAGATTCCGCTGATGTTCTTCTCCACCGCCCCGACCCCGATGAACAGCCGCTGCGCGATCGCTGCGTTGCTGCGCCCCTCGGCCATGAGCGCGAGCACGTCGCGTTCGCGCGGAGTGAGCGCCATGAGCGGATCCGGGCGTGACGCGAGGAGCCCGCGGACGACGAGCGGGTCGAGCACGGTGCCTCCATCGCGGACGCGCTCGACGGCATCCGTGAACTCCTCGAGCGAGGTCACGCGGTCCTTCAGCAGATAGCCGATGCCGCCCTCTCCGTCGGCGAGCAGCTCGCGGGCGTACACCGCCTCGACATACTGGCTCAGCACCAGGATGCCGAGCCGCGGCAGCGCGCGCCGCAATGCGATCGCCGCACGGATGCCCTCGTCGCGGAAGCCGGGTGGCAGCCGCACATCGAGCACCGCGACGTCGGCCGCGGCATCCTGAACCCGTGCGACGATGTCTTCGGCATCGCCCCACGCGCGGGGTCGAGCTCGGCCCGCACCGGCACCGCGCTCGCGATCGAGAGCGCCTCGAGTGCCGCCGTGAGGCCGCGATCCTGCAGGAGCGGTGGCGCGACGCCCGTCGACAGCGCGCGCAGCTCGTCCAGGGCGGCAGCGGCGTGTCCGCGGGCTTCGCGGGCGAGCTGCGCCGCGGCATCCGTGTCGCCCGCGGCGGCCCGCCGCTCGAGCGAAGCGAGGTCGAGTTGGAGCCGGACGAGGCGCTGCTGAGGGCCGTCGTGGATGTCGCGCTCGAGCCGGCGCAGTGCCATGTCCTCGGCCTGCACGGCAGACGCTCGCG
This genomic interval carries:
- a CDS encoding gamma carbonic anhydrase family protein, with product MTIAEGASVLALPGKSPAVDPSAFIAAGARVVGAVTLEEGSSLWYNAVLRGDSDSITVGAGSNLQDNVSVHVDAGHPTVIGRDVSVGHNAVVHGCTIGDGSLIGMGSVVLSGAVIGEGCLVAGGAVVLEGAVIPPGSLVAGVPAKVRRELTDEERAGILRNAQTYRAHLSTHEGATPLGA
- a CDS encoding DNA starvation/stationary phase protection protein, translated to MTNTQTTPATAADPSVAAGTAQFLTPVALGLQALAVNGKQAHWNVRGANFIAIHELLDTIVTHAQDGADAAAERIVALGLPIDARLGTIAEKTKATAVPAGFTQWQDEIRAVISDMDVVIADVQAAIDGLDEVDLASQDIALAIKESLEKDRWFLFAHLAE